A segment of the Melioribacteraceae bacterium 4301-Me genome:
AAAACTGCTCCAGCATTTTCAAGCTTTTTAATAACTGTTGCATCCTCATCTATTACTTGGTCTTTATACGGATTTGCACCCCAAGTAGTTTTATATTTTTTAGTGGCGAGTAAGTCTTTTACTCCAAAAGGTATTCCGTGTAACATTCCTCTATAGTGACCTTTAGCAATTTCTTCATCAGCTTTTTTCGCTTGTTGAAGTGCAAGTTCTTCTGTTAAAGTTATTACGCAATGAAGCTTAGGGCCATATTTTTTAAGTCGGCTAATGAAAAATTTTGTCAATTCGGTAGATGTTATTTGTTTTGTCTTAATTAAGTGGGCAAGTTCACCAATAGAATAAAAAGCTAAATCATCTAAATTTTTTGGCAACTTGACGTTGGAGTAATCACTGTAAGAAATTTTTTTTTGCTTTTGGGTGCTTTTAAAATCAACTGGGATAGGATTAAATAATATAGAAGGGGGGACAGCATTATCTAAACTAATCTTACGAAGATTTTGATAGTCTTTTAATTGATTGTTTAAAGCATCTAACATCGAATCGCGTTTAGCATCTGTAAAATCTAACCCAATAATTTTTTCGGCATTTTCTACCATACTTTTATTTATCTTAACTTCGGTTGCCGGTGAAAAATAAAAAGCCAATAGTGATAGTACTAACACTATTGACAAAACAATTAGATTAATTTTTTTCATTTTCTGCTCTCTATTTTATTGATAGAATACAATTACAAATTATTTCGAATATTACTTAAATTCAATAGAACCATGAGTGGGGGTGCCGATCTATACCCCCACTCAATTTAAGGAGGTGCTTACTGGGAGTTGGGGACAAACTTTTTAAAGTTCACTTATTTTGTATAATTTGCTTATTAGTATTGCTAATTTTAGTATGGAATTGTTAGGCTCCGAAAAAAAATTACTTAGACTGTCCAGTACTTCTTTTTGTGTTAAGTTATTGTAACTAACATTACTGTTTGTTCTTATTGTTTCGTCAAATTTTTTTATCGCATTCTGAATACTTTTTTTCAATTGCCTTTCATTAATTCCTCGCTGCCAACAAGAAAAATTTTTTACCAAAAGTTTTTTTGATGTTTGAAAATCATAATGTATCTCACCAATTATTTTTAATACTGTCCACGTCTTTAAACAATAACTATTTTCTTTGCTCCAATCCAAATTTTGCACTCTTTTTAAAGGTTGTATTCTAATATAAGGTTTATGTCAATAATGAGAATCAGTATAATTACGTACATTTTTAAATATCATAGAAAAAGGTGCAAATTTGTTCTAAAATCGAAGAATTTTAGTGCTAAAAAGTCAAAAAAAATTTTAAGAACGAGCTAAATTTCTTGCAGAAGGAGAATTTTTTTTACTTTTTTCGCGGTGAAATTTTTAGCTCAAACTCGCCCTACGAAGCATTTCGAGGCTAAGTCTAAGACTCGCCTTTTGGGAACAATACTTTGTAAGCGGTGGCTTCGAGAACCTCAGCCACCGTTGGGATATCGGTCTCTGAGGTTACTCGAAGTGACCGACACCAAATTATGAATAATTCAGCTTAAAAACCTTACTCATCTTTTACTTTAACTTAGGTAACACTGACGGAAAATAAGAATCTTCGGCTTTATTAGGATATTTCGAATACAAAACCTATAGTAATATAATTATCAAATTAATCTCTGGTTTTGGTACATCAATTTTGAGAATGAAGCCGTAAATAAATTTTAGTTTATTTAAAAATCTTGATTCGAATTTACAGCTATGTTTTTTTATTTGCATTTTACATCAATACTACCTTATATTTTGAGGTAAAATTTTAATATTTCCTAACAAATTAATAAAGTGCTATGTTAGACGACTTAGACATTAAAGTATTAAGAAAACTACAGCAAAATGGAAGAACTAAAAGGAACGAACTTGCTGAGGAGGTTAACTTATCTATTCCTTCGTTAAGTGAACGTTTAAGAAAGCTGGAAGAGAACAAAGTTATTGAAGGTTATTATGCCAAATTAAATCGTCATGTTTTTGGTTACGATATTATGGCGTTTATTGTGGTTATTATGGATTCCTCTAAGAACTACGATAAGTTGACTGAGCATGTAAAAAAAACCCCAGAAATTTTAGAGTGCTACTCTGTATTGGGAGAAGGCTCGCACATAATGAAAGCTGTAGCTAAAAACACAGAAGAATTAGAAAAGTTGCTGGGTAAAATTCAATCCTGGCCAGGAGTTACAAGAACTGTAACTAGCTTTGTGTTATCAACAATCAAAGAGACAACAAGTTTAGACATTTAACACAAACGTAATAGGAGAAAAAAATGGGAAAAGCATCCTCATCTGTAGATAAAGTCCTGAACTTTATCAAGGCAAATAAGATTCAGTTTATTGATTTTAAATTTATGGATTTTCCTGGGCAATGGCAGCATTTTACTGTGCCTTCTAGTCAATTAAATGAAGATTCTTTCGAAGAGGGATTCGGATTTGACGGCTCGTCAATCCGAGGTTGGAAGAGCATAAATGAAAGTGATATGCTTATTATTCCGGACCCAGAAACTATGTTCGTTGATCCTTTTATTGAAGCACCAACTATAAGTTTAATATGCGATGTGTATGAGCCAGCAACAAAAGAAAAGTATTCCCGCTGTCCACGAAATATTGCTCAGAAGGCAGAAGCTTATTTAAAATCTACTGGCATTGCAGATACATCTTATTTTGGACCAGAAGCTGAATTTTTTGTTTTCGATGATGTTCGTTACGAAACAGGTCCAAATAGCAGTTTTTATATAATAGATTCAATTGAAGGTAAGTGGAATTCTGGCCGAGATGAAAAACCTAACCTTGCTTATAAACCAAGATATAAAGAGGGATATTTTCCGGTTCCACCTACCGATTCTTTAGTTGACCTTAGAAACGAAATGGTTACAAATCTAATTAATATGGGTGTAGAAGTAGAGGCGCAGCACCACGAAGTTGCATCTGGCGGGCAGTGTGAAATAGACTTACGGTTTGCACCTTTATTAAAAGCTGCTGACCAATTATTGTTATTCAAGTATGTTGTTAAAAATACTGCAAAAAAACATAATAAGACTGTTACCTATATGCCTAAACCTATATTTGGAGACAACGGCAGTGGTATGCATGTTCATACAAGTCTGTGGCTTAAAGGCAAGCCTTTGTTTGCTGGCGGCGGTTATGCGGGCTTGAGTGAAATAGGCTTGTATTTTATTGGTGGAATACTAAAGCATGCATCTTCACTTCTTGCTTTTACTAATCCAACTACCAACTCTTATAAACGCTTAGTACCTGGCTTTGAAGCACCTGTTAATTTGGCTTACTCGCAAAGAAATAGGAGTGCTTCTATAAGAATTCCAATGTATTCGAGCAGTCCAAAATCTAAAAGAATTGAATTCCGCTGCCCGGACCCATCTTCCAATCCATACCTCGCTTTTTCGGCAATGCTTATGGCTGGTTTAGACGGTATTATAAATAGAATTGACCCAGGTGAACCATTAGATAAAGATATTTACGATATGTCACCAGAAGAGTTAAAGGATGTTCCTTCTACACCCGAATCTTTAGGGCATGCGTTAAAAGCTCTCGCTGATGATCACGATTATTTGTTAAAGGGTGATGTCTTTACTGAAGATGTAATTAATACTTGGATAACCTACAAAATTGAAAAAGAGATTAAACCAATGGCATTAAGACCTCATCCACACGAATTCGAGCTTTATTTTGATGTATGATTATAATACTTACTAAACTTTCATGATGTTCTCTGCGTAAAAATTTATCCGCAGAGAACATCTTTTGTTTATAATGGGAAAATTATACAACTGAGATTTTGATTAGCTTAGATTTTTTAAAATGTGAACGTGATTCCGACTTTAAAAAATTCAACTGCAATCGGAGAATCTGTATCAAATGGCCAATTCATTTTATCTTTTTTTAATAAATACCATCCATAGCTGTAAGCGTTTTTCAAAACGAAATTTACGATTGGAACAACATGTGGAGAAGTCTCTAAAATTCTATTGATAAAATAATCGAGTGATTGGCTGCCAATACTTTCTAATAAATAACTTGCTGAATATTTCCAGAAAAGATGACGAGAAAATATTATGCTTGTTTCATAAGCAATGTTAAATGAAATTGAAGATTGTAAATCTAATCTTATGCCGCTTTCTGCCAAAGTCCCGAATCTTGTTTGTTTATTGTATCTGTCGAGAATTTGAATGTCATTGATAGGTCCAAAAGAAGAATTATTTTTTTCGTAATTAGTTAAGTAAGTTGGATAATTCTTAAAGTCAAATTGCGACCAGATAAAACCAGTTTGATGGTAAGGCAAGACCGTAACAGTATTTAATTTATAGCCAAAACCGTCACGCTTTGCAACCCCCAGTCTAAGTAAATTAGCCTTAATTTCGTTTTGTTTTTTGTGGATTTTTATAAATACTAGGTGAAACTTTTGAGCCAAAAATAAAATGTTCGTCAATTTCTAATATATTGTAACCGTCAATTTTTTCGTTAGAGTTGAACCCAAGTTTTATTTCCAATAAACCATCTTTACTAAATGCCGAGTAGAAATTTTTTTGAATTGGCTCGCCAATCCCGTAATTTAATTCAATAAAAGGTTTTTCATTTTTCCATCTCCACCTTAACCATTTGTGCCTTCTTTTAGTAGTATCTGCATTTGTAATGAAGCTTTTTATTGCAAGTGAATTAGTAATAATTTTCTGAGAATGTAAGATGTAGTTCTGTGCAAGAAAAAATATAAGGAAGAAAGTTGTAACTATTCTTGTCATAATTACGAGCTACAAAAATTTATAAAGTACTGGTTTTTAGACGATGGATTTTGTTTTTAGTTACTATAGGGTTTTATGTACTATCAGTTTATTTTAATGCCGCTCTTTTTTTCTAAGGTAGAAGTTAAGGCTTCCATCAATACATCGTTTGGTGCAGGTTTAGTTAGAAAAACATCAACGCCTGCCGCATAAGCATTGTCCTTATCCTGCTGGAATGTATGAGCTGATAACCCAACAATAGGGATGTTTTTGAATTCAGGGTGATTTCTCATTTCTCTAGTAAGTTGCAACCCATCTTTTTTCCCACGCAGAGAAATATCCATAAGAATAATGTCAAATTTTTCTTTCTTTATTTTTTGATAAAATGTTTCTTCAGAATCGCAAATTTGTAAATCAAATTTTCGTCTTAAAAAAATTTCTAAGAATCTTTGATTTTCGTAATCGTCTTCAACAATTAACAATTTTGGTTTTTTCTTTTGTTCGGTGGTCGCCATAGTTATCATTTTTATTCTGCTTAAAATTGCTAACGAAAAATAATAATTGGCTGCTTAAATAGGAAATTTGGTCTAAACTATTTAGCATTTCAATGAATTATGTTGGCTTATAAAAAAGCCAAGTATAATACTGAAATATAAAGAATTTTATCTTTTTTAAACCAAATATGATGAGTATTGTAAAGCCATATTTTCTTTTGCACGTTAATGTTCTGCTTACTGCGGGATTTATTTAAACGAACGAACAGAACTTAATGTAATTTTGCAAGATAGACTTAAAATTTACTATCATATTCATCCCAACTTTTTATTTTGAGGTCTTCAATTTTTTTATTCGTTAAGGCCTCTGCAAGTCTCATTGCAAGCTGTCTGTTAGTAATCAGAGGTACTTTATAATCAACAGCAGTTCTGCGTATAAGGTAATCGTTGGTCAACTCCTCTTCTTGTAAATTTTTAGGGATGTTAATAACCAGGTCAATTTTACCTTGCTTTATGTAATCTGTAGCGGAGGGGGATTTGCTTTCAAGTGGCCAATATAAAGACTCAACTGGTAAGTCGTTAGATTTCATAAACTTTGCTGTTCCATGTGTTGCGTAAAACTTTACTCCAAGACTTAGTAATAGTCGGCAGGTTTCTAACAGTTCTGCTTTTGATTCAATACTACCAGAAGAAATCAAAATTGATCTTAGAGGAAATTTATATCCTACAGAAATTAATGCCTTTAAAAATGCTTCGTTAAAATCGTCGCCCAAGCAAGCCACCTCGCCAGTAGAAGCCATTTCAACACCAGTTGTTGGGTCAGCACCTTCTAATCGAGTAAAAGAAAATTCTGGCGCTTTTACTCCAACATAATCGTAATTAAAATTTATGCCGTTATGATTATCAACTTTTCTGCCCATTATTACATTTGTTGCTGTTTCAATAAAGTTTTGTTTTAGTGTTTTTGATACGAAAGGGAAACTCCTTGATGCTCTAAGATTACATTCTATCACTTTTACCTTGTTGTCTTTGGCGATGAATTGTATATTGAAAGGGCCATTGATATTTAGTGATTTAGCAATATTTGAAGAAATTGCTCTGATTTGTCTTACTGTTTCAAGATAAGTTCTTTGCGGAGGTAGTACTAAAGTTGCATCACCTGAGTGAACCCCGGCATTTTCTATATGCTCTGAAATAGCAGAACAAACAATATTGCCGTTTTGAGCTACTGCATCAAATTCTAATTCTTTTGCGTTAATTAAGAATTTGCTGATTACAACGGGATGCTCTGGTGAGACATCCACTGCTTTGTTCAGAAATTTAATCAATTCTGTATCGTTGCCTGCAATTGCCATTGCAGCGCCACTTAATACATAAGAGGGTCGAACAAGGACAGGATAACCAACTTTATTTGCAAACTCAATTGCTTCAGAGATTGTGCTTAACTGACTCCACTCTGGTTGTTCTACGCCTAATTGGTCTAACAAGGCGGAAAATTTACTCCTGTTTTCTGCAGTGTCAATTGAAGTTGGACTTGTCCCTAATATTTTTACGCCTACATTATGAAGTTTCATGGCAATATTATTTGGGGTTTGTCCACCCATAGAAACAATTACTCCAAGAGGTTTAATAGCTCTGTAAATCTCGTAAATTGTTTCTATTGTCAGTTCTTCAAAAAACAATGCATCGGATTCATCATAATCAGTGCTAACAGTTTCAGGGTTACAATTAATCATAACAGTTTTGTAGCCCATCTTACGCAAAGTTTTGCCTGTAACTACACAACACCAGTCAAATTCTACAGAGCTGCCAATTCTATATGGACCTGAGCCAAGTATAATAACTGATTTTTTAATGTCAGGTTCAGAATCGTTCTGAGAAGCATTGTATGTTAAGTACAAATAGTTTGTTTTAGCAGGGTACTCTGCTGCCAGAGTATCAATATGTTCGATGAATGGTTTTATTTTGTATTTGTTTCGAAGTAGAAAAACATCGTGGGCATCTACGTTAATTATGTTGGCAATTTGTCTGTCTGAGAATCCTAATTGTTTTGCTTTAAGAAGCAGTTCTTTAGGAAATTTCTTTAATGTTGTTTTAGAAATTTCATTTTCGATGTTTATAATGTTGTTAATTTTATATAAAAACCATTTATTGATATGAGTCAAATTGTGAATATGTTCAATTGAATAACCGGCTTTTATAGCTTGTACAACTGCAAAAATTCTTTCTTCAGTTGGTTCTTTTAGAGCAGTATCGAGATTATCAAAATAGATTTTTGTACGGCTCGCGGTAATTCCATCAACACTTATATCCAGCATCCTCATTGCTTTTTGAAATGCTTCCTCGAATTTTCTTCCAATAGCCATTACTTCGCCGACAGATTTCATTGATGAGCCAAGTTTTCTCTTTACGAGTCTAAATTTCTTCAAATCCCAACGAGGCACTTTAATTACAATATAATCAAGGGCTGGTTCAAAGAATGCGCTTGTAGTTTTTGTAATAGAATTTCGAATTTCGTGAAGACCGTAACCAAGTGCTAATTTTGCCGCAACAAATGCAAGTGGATAACCCGTAGCTTTTGAAGCAAGTGCTGAACTTCTTGATAACCTTGCATTAACTTCTATTACTCGGTAATCGTCGGAATTTGGGTCGAGTGCAAATTGGATGTTACATTCGCCAACAATACCCAAATGTTTTATGGTTTTTATTGCTATTTCACGCAGTTTGTGGTATTCGCTGTTTGTTAATGTTTGACTTGGTGCGACTACCATACTTTCACCAGTATGAATTCCCATTGGGTCAATATTTTCCATATTACAAACTGTAATGCAGTTATCGTATTTATCACGAACTACTTCATACTCAATTTCTTTCCAGCCTTCTAAGTACTCTTCAACTAATATTTGAGAAGAGTAAGAAAGAGCTTTCGAAGCAATTTTTTTTAGCTCGTTTTTGTTTCTGCAAATTCCAGACCCCAATCCACCAAGAGCAAAAGCTATCCTTACAATTACAGGAAAGCCAATTTGAGTAGCAAAGTCAACAGCATCTTCAACAGTAGTTACTGCTTTGCTGTGCGGATATTTTACATTTATTTCGCTAAGTCTTTCGCAGAATTTTTGTCTATCCTCAGTGTTCTCGATAGCATCTATCTGTGTACCAAGTACTTGAACATTGTATTTCTGAAGAATATTTTCTTTGTGAAGGGCAAGTCCGCAATTAAGTGCTGTTTGCCCACCAAAGCCTAATAGAATTCCATCAGGCTTTTCTTTTTGAATTATTTTTTCTACAAAATATGTCGTAATTGGAAGTAAGTAAACTTTGTCGGCTAAATAGTCAGAGGTTTGAATTGTAGCTATGTTAGGGTTGATGAGAATGGTATAAACCCCTTCTTCTTTCAATGCTTTAATACATTGGCTACCTGAGTAGTCAAATTCTCCAGCTTCTCCAATTTTTAATGCCGAGCTTCCAATAATTAGAACTTTCTTATTTTTTTTGTTCACTTCACATCCTTTAAAAATTCATCGAAAATAAATGAAGTATCAACTGGGCCAGGTGCAGCTTCAGGGTGAAACTGAACGCTTTTAAATGGCAGTTTTTTGTGAACAAGTCCTTCATTTGTTCCGTCATTCAAATTTTTGAACCATTCTGTCCAACCTGAAGGTAATTTTTTAGAATCGACAGCAAAGCTGTGATTTTGAGAGGTTATGTAACATTTATTACTTCCTTCTTCTCTAACAGGTTGATTTTGCCCGCGATGTCCATATTTAAGTTTGTACGTTTTTGCCCCTGCTGCTAATGCAAGTATTTGGTGACCCATACAAATACCGAGTGTTGGGACTTGCTTTTTCAACAATTTTTTTGTTTGCTCTACAAGTTCTTTGTAAACTACAGGGTTTCCAGGTCCATTTGAAATGACAACACCGTCATAGTTTTCGTTGTCAAAATTATAGTTATAAGGAACACGAACTACCTGGACGTTTCTTTCAATTAAATTAGAGATAATGCTTTTCTTACAACCGCAGTCAATTAAAATAATTCTGCGTTTTCCATTACCATAAATTTCAGTTTGAGTAACGGTAACTTTTTCTATAAGGTTGTCAATATCCGGATTGTAAAAATCTATTTTTTCATTTTCTACTTGGATTTTTCCAAGCATAGTTCCCCGTTCGCGCAAAAGTTTAGTCAGTTTTCTGGTATCAACTCCGCTTAAGCCGGGTACCTTAAATTTGTATAGCCAATCAGATAAACTTTGCAATGCACTCCAGTGATTGAACTCAGCAGAGTTTTCAGAAACTACAAGAGCTTCAACCTGTATTTTATTAGACTCAAAATTTTCTGGTAAATCATCTGAGTCGTTAAGCTGAGGTACTCCGTAGTTGCCAATAAGAGGATACGTTAAAACTAATATTTGTCCTTTGTAAGAGGGGTCGGTCAATGTTTCCGGGTAGCCTACCATTCCAGTATTAAAGACGACCTCGCCAGCAACAGATTTGTGATAGCCAAATAAGTATCCTTCAAAAATATTTTTATCTTCAAGTATTAGTTTTGCTTTTTGGCTTGGCTCAGTTTTCTTTTGCTTCAACTTTTTCCTTTCGTTTGTAGTTTTGAGTAGGCATGGAAGGTAAATCTTCAAAAAATGCCTGTGCAAAGTATAAATTTTTTATTAGTAATAAAAATCGTACATAAAAATTTTTGTAATTGTTTGTTCATTTTGTGCAAGAAAATTCAGAAGTGTATTTTTTTTATTATTACTGCTTCAGGTAATATCATAGTGATTAAAAGCACTATTCATTTTTTACTGTAATTTTATTTTGCAGTTGTCTTTTTCTGTTTATAGGAACCTTGGCTGGTGGTAACCTATAAAATAAAGGGAGCAATTTATAGCTCCCTTTTTTATATTGTACAATAATTTGAATAATCTCTATTGGTGATAATTGTATTATTCAATAATAGTGTGGGGTCTAATTGTTCAAAATATATATCATAGAATTTGTCTTACTATTTCTTTTCTATTCATGCATCTCAGCACCTAAATTTACAACTCGCAAAGTAGAACCCCCTGTAAGCGGTAATGAAGAAATCCATAACAATGTAGGGTTAAATAAAGAATTAGTGTTAGAAAGTGTAACAGGGATAGCATCATATTATGCAAAAGAATTTAATGGACAAGTTACATATAGCGGAGAAATTTATGACATGTATGGTTTAACAGCTGCGCATCCCACTTACCCGATGGGGACAAAGCTTAGAGTAACAAATTTATCCAACTTAAAAAGCGTAATACTTGAGGTAAATGACAGAATGCCTAATTGGCCGGATAGAATCATAGACCTTTCATTGGGTGCAGCTATTCAATTGGGAATGGTAAAAGATGGGCTCGCTGAGGTTAGGATTGATGTATTGCAATGGGGAACTGGGAAAAAGTAAGCCCTCAAAGAGTTTTTTCTTTAAGGGCTTTGAAGATTTATTATCTAACAAACTTCCACCAATAGAAGTATTTGTTTTCGAGATCTGCAACTGACGGCATTGGGAAAAATTTTAGTTCATTACCTGCGGCAAACCAAAAGCCATGGCGTAAAAATTTGTAGGAAATATCCCTTAACAAGCTACCCAGGCTAATAGTTTTAGTAAGCTTTTCAGGGTTATTTTTTAATACCATTATACAATCGTAAAATCTGTAAGGGTTAACAGATGGCAGTTCGATATTAAAAATTTCTTTGTTTTTGTTCGATTCTAAAAATTTTTCAATATCGAATTCGATTTGTGTAAAGCAAATTTTTGGTGCACCTTTAGCTTTTTGACTGGTAATAAATTTTCCGAATTCACGTTGGTCTAAAGTAGAGGCGACGAGTGTTTCTAAAGGCGCAACTTCCTGATAAATTCTAATTAAACCCGGTTGATTATAAGCGGTGTATTCGGCCGGTTCAATTGGTAAAACTTTACCATTAGTTGTAACAAGAAATAGTTTTTGAATGGCTTTTAAGTCAACATGCTCTAATACATTATAGGAGCAGATAAACTTTGTCTTTTTGGGCAAACCATCTTCGTGAGGTACAGTTAGCTTAAGATATTCATCAATTTCAAAGTATGGATTTCTAAAATTGATATCAATTTCAGCAAAAATAACTTTGCCGCTGAAATGCTTTGCGCTGCCAAGTGTATAGTGCTCGCCAAATTTCTCTGGGTCTAATTGTGATGCTACAAGTGCATTGATCGGAAAGACTATCATATACAAATGCTTTTCATATTCTGGCATTTTTTCTCCGAAATAATTGAATTTTTCTGATTCAAAGCTATTAAAAGAGGCAATGAAGAGCAAGAAATTGCTTGAATCTTTATTCTAAAAGTTACATCAAATAGTCAAAGAGTTAATAATTATGAGGCAAAAAAATGTACATTGACGAGCAATTAAAAAATGAACTAAAGAAGATATTATCTGTGCTAACAAAAAAAGTTAAAATAGTTTTTTTTACACAAGAAATAGAATGCCAGTATTGCAGGGAAACAAGACAAATTTTAACTGAGCTTTCAGAAGTTTCTGACAAGCTTTTCTTAGAGGTAAAAAATTTTATTATAGATAAAAACGATGCGGAAAAATACGGCGTCGATAAAATTCCTGCGACAGTCCTATTGGATGAAAATGATAAGGATTATGGAATTAAATTTTATGGAATCCCAAGTGGGTACGAGTTCTCATCATTACTTGAAGATATTAAAATGCTCGGCACAGGAAACTCTGGACTTCCAGAAAATGTTGAAGAAGAAATTAAGAAGATTAACTCAAACGTCCATATGCAAGTTTTTGTAACACCAACTTGTCCTTATTGCCCAACTGCTGTTATAACGTCTCATAGGTTTGCTTATGTTAATGAAAAGATTAAGAGTGATATGATTGAAGCCACAGAGTTTCCACATTTGTCACAAAAATATAATGTTCGCGGTGTTCCAAGAACCGTAATTAATGAATCAACGTACTTGGAAGGTGCTGCACCAGAAAATGTTTTTCTTGATAAAGTAAAAGAAGCAATTAACTATGGAGTTAAAGTGGTATGAAGCACAAGAAAATTTTTTTTATTAGAAGAATTTTGCCTGTCTTTGTTGGTGCTTTATTGGGTTATGCTTATTATTACTTTATCGGGTGTTATAATGGTAAATGTTTGATTTCAGGTAACCCTTATGTAGCAACCTTATACGGTGCAATTATTGGTGCCTTACTAACATTTCCAAGTTCAACAAAAAGGTCTATTGAAGATGCGAAAGAAAATAACAAAAGAAATTGAAATAGAAGATTTAGTTACGCAATTACCTCCAGCTGTAACCTATCTAATGGAAAAGGGGATACGTTGTTTGGTGTGCGGCGAGCCTATTTGGGGAACATTAGAAAATGCAGCTAAAGAAAAAGGTTTTTCAGATTCCGAAATTAATACCTTTGTTGAAGAGCTAAATAAATTATATATTGAAAAAGAAAAAAGTTAACAGTTATTCAATTAAGAAAGGCAGGAATAAAAATGGCTCAAAAATCAAACAAAAAAAATTCGCTCGCTAATCAAAAAGGCGGTTTAACAAAAAAGCAGAGAAGTTACATATACACTGGTATTTTTATAGGATTGGCTGTGCTACTCTTTATTTTTAATAACTCAAATTCAGAACCGCAGCAGGGACCTTATCCACCTAATTATGTCCCTACTGTTTCAGAACAAAAATCTGTTAATGCTCCAGATTTTACTTTACCCACGACCGATGGCAAAACTCTTAAACTTTCCGATTTTAAGGGGAAGGTGGTAATAATAGATTTTTGGGCTACATGGTGCCCCCCATGTCGTAAAGGAATTCCCGATTTAATTGAGTTAAAGAAAAAGTTTGGTAAAAAAGGACTTGAAATAATAGGTGTTTCTGTTGACCAGGATACAAAGGATCAAGTAGTGCCGTTTATAAAACAATACGGCATTAATTACCCTGTTGTTTATGGTAATAATAATGTTTATCGGGCTTACGGCGGTATTGAGGCTATTCCAACAACATTTGTAATTGATAAAACAGGTAAAATAGTTGCAAGTTATCAGGGCCTAATGCCTAAATCAGTCTACGAAAATCATATAAGCAAACTTTTGGGCAGTTAGTAAAAAATTTTATTAATGCTCTTGTTCTGAAAATTAAGAGCAAGAGCAAGTTTTCAGGTAAATAATATTTAGTGGTTATGCTCAAAATCTTGGTGCAAGTTTCCTTTTACCTCAAGGTATTCACCCAGTCTATATAAAAGATCCCACGAGTAAATTCCATAATCATAGCCGTCTTTCCATCTTATTTGGATTGCATAATTACCTACCGGTTCAATTTTTTCTATTTCATACTTACCAGGTTTATTAGATTCTACTTTTGGTAGTTCATAGTGCTTCCAT
Coding sequences within it:
- a CDS encoding peroxiredoxin family protein; amino-acid sequence: MAQKSNKKNSLANQKGGLTKKQRSYIYTGIFIGLAVLLFIFNNSNSEPQQGPYPPNYVPTVSEQKSVNAPDFTLPTTDGKTLKLSDFKGKVVIIDFWATWCPPCRKGIPDLIELKKKFGKKGLEIIGVSVDQDTKDQVVPFIKQYGINYPVVYGNNNVYRAYGGIEAIPTTFVIDKTGKIVASYQGLMPKSVYENHISKLLGS
- a CDS encoding septal ring lytic transglycosylase RlpA family protein — its product is MFKIYIIEFVLLFLFYSCISAPKFTTRKVEPPVSGNEEIHNNVGLNKELVLESVTGIASYYAKEFNGQVTYSGEIYDMYGLTAAHPTYPMGTKLRVTNLSNLKSVILEVNDRMPNWPDRIIDLSLGAAIQLGMVKDGLAEVRIDVLQWGTGKK
- a CDS encoding gamma-butyrobetaine hydroxylase-like domain-containing protein, with the protein product MNTPKKVKLHKQDYLEVVWDNGKIHNFPLKFLRDESPDAGNKGETILWKHYELPKVESNKPGKYEIEKIEPVGNYAIQIRWKDGYDYGIYSWDLLYRLGEYLEVKGNLHQDFEHNH
- the carA gene encoding glutamine-hydrolyzing carbamoyl-phosphate synthase small subunit translates to MKIYLPCLLKTTNERKKLKQKKTEPSQKAKLILEDKNIFEGYLFGYHKSVAGEVVFNTGMVGYPETLTDPSYKGQILVLTYPLIGNYGVPQLNDSDDLPENFESNKIQVEALVVSENSAEFNHWSALQSLSDWLYKFKVPGLSGVDTRKLTKLLRERGTMLGKIQVENEKIDFYNPDIDNLIEKVTVTQTEIYGNGKRRIILIDCGCKKSIISNLIERNVQVVRVPYNYNFDNENYDGVVISNGPGNPVVYKELVEQTKKLLKKQVPTLGICMGHQILALAAGAKTYKLKYGHRGQNQPVREEGSNKCYITSQNHSFAVDSKKLPSGWTEWFKNLNDGTNEGLVHKKLPFKSVQFHPEAAPGPVDTSFIFDEFLKDVK
- a CDS encoding DUF6132 family protein, with the protein product MKHKKIFFIRRILPVFVGALLGYAYYYFIGCYNGKCLISGNPYVATLYGAIIGALLTFPSSTKRSIEDAKENNKRN
- a CDS encoding thioredoxin family protein: MYIDEQLKNELKKILSVLTKKVKIVFFTQEIECQYCRETRQILTELSEVSDKLFLEVKNFIIDKNDAEKYGVDKIPATVLLDENDKDYGIKFYGIPSGYEFSSLLEDIKMLGTGNSGLPENVEEEIKKINSNVHMQVFVTPTCPYCPTAVITSHRFAYVNEKIKSDMIEATEFPHLSQKYNVRGVPRTVINESTYLEGAAPENVFLDKVKEAINYGVKVV
- a CDS encoding DUF1858 domain-containing protein, translated to MRKKITKEIEIEDLVTQLPPAVTYLMEKGIRCLVCGEPIWGTLENAAKEKGFSDSEINTFVEELNKLYIEKEKS